The nucleotide window CATCGGAGATGATATAAATTTTTTCATTCTCTTCAAGATAACTTTCCAATGAGAGGAGAGAAATTGCATCTGGAAATTCTGCTTTCTTCTTACCAGCCCCGAAAGGTGGCTTTTGCTCAAAGTACAACTCTAACAAATGCTCCGGATCTACTGCATCAGCTTCGACATACTCATAATTGCAATCTGCATTATATTGCTGAAATACCTGACTTGCTTTCCGATATACCTCGGGGTCATTAACATCAGAGAAAAGTGATGAGAGATGTTCATCTTCAATAGTCGCCAAAACACGAGCTTTCTTTTTGAATGATTGAAGAGAGCTTAAGGCTTCTCGAATAGAGTCTTCAATTTTCCCATCAACTTCCTGTTCTACTACGCTTGTCAATAAGTAGCGTAGTTCCCCTTGTTGACATAGATCTTTTAATGTCACAAAAGGACGCGAAGAAAAATTAAAGTTATTCTTCACAAAGTATTGTGTATCGATAAACAAGATTCTTGTTTCTAACATTTTACACCTATGTCAATTTGAAATTTAACGCCGCAATAACACGTGCGAACGACTTACTTACCAAACCAATTATACTCTAAACCGCGAATGCCGAGTGTAATAGCATCGTGTTGATTGCTTTGTTATACGAGCCTTGCTTTCGCTCCGATAAACTTGGTAAAGAACTGATTTACCAAGATTTGCTGTAAAATGATTTTAATTAGACTGACTCAATTAAGCGAGCAAAATATCCAATCAACGACAATAACTGTGAAACGAAACAATCCCTTTTTCTTACACCATTTGAACGATTTGGTTTCAGCCAGTTTTGAGCTGATAAACCAAATATCCTAACCACAATTGGGATTGAAAATGCTGAGAGCAAAACACTGATGCAGACTAAATTGAGGCATAACCAAAGAACAATTGAAGCGTAAACTAGCCGCTGAAACGCCTGAATTTGGGACAATAATAGTTCAATGCCGAACCTGATAAAACGAACACCAAAAGGCAATAAAGAAAAAGATAAACCACCCTACTTTCACACCTAAAAAGCTAATGGTTCAATCGCTGGACTGAACCAAAAAACTGCATTCTCAGAGTTCGTATAACATTTTAATATCATGCAAGCATGAATCCATCCGCTTAACATATCAAAAAGATATCTCATAACCAACTGAATGCTATGTATTTAATATAAAATGGGTCTAAACATTAAGTGTAAAAACGTGCAAGCACACATTGCCGCGTAGATAACGCTCGTTATCATTCTTACCACCCATCAATCCAACTATTAATCAATAACTTAAAATCAGCCTCTCGCTAAATTCGTGCTCAATCAGAGTTAAAAACCACTCTTTTTTAAGTCATTAATTATTCAACAATCAATAAACTGTCTGTATATACAGTTTTTGTGAGGGGGATATATGGCGAGTCAATTCATGCAGGCAATTTGCGAACATATGACGATGCGGGGCTATAGTCGCAGGACAATCAAAGCCTACTGTTATTGGATTAAGTACTACATTCATTTTCATAGGCTTAAACACCCTGAACAGATGCATGCAACTGAGGTTGTGTCCTTTCTTTCTCATTTAGCTAATCAACAAAAAGTAGCCATCAATACTCAAAAAGTTGCTCTCAATGCTCTAGCCTATCTATACAATCAATTTATTAAGCAACCTCTAGGAGACTTGGGGTTCAGTTACGCGACTCGGTCTCGAAAAATTCCTAGCGTACTCAATCATGCGGAAGCTATCTCGGTGATCAATGAAATAGACCCTAAATATCAACTGTTTTTTCGCTTGTTGTATGGTTCAGGTTTGAGAGTATCGGAATGCCTGAGGCTTCGAGTACAAGATATAGACCTAAAACAAGGGTCTCTCACTGTTCACGATGGGAAAGGAAATAAAGACCGAGTGACAATTTTAAGTTTTTCACTCACTGAAGCTATACAAGACAAAATTTCACAAGTTGCAGATCTGCTCGCTAAAGATAACTTGAATGGGTTTGGGCCATCATTGCCTCACCGATTAGGCAAAAAATACCCGAGTGCCTATCGACAACTTGCTTGGATGTACCTTTTCCCATCAAAATCCGTTACTCAACACCCAGAGTCGGGGATCGTATGCCGACACCACCTACATGATTCGGTGCTCCGAAAAACGCTGAAGAAGGCGACTAACTTTAATAAATTGCGCCACAAACGAATTAGTTGTCATACTTTCAGGCACAGTTTTGCTACGCAACTTCTAAAGTCAGGATCCGATATCAGAACCGTTCAAGAGCTACTGGGACACAATGATGTTAAGACAACTCAGATATACACTCACGTTATTGGGCAACACTTTAGCGGCACGACTAGCCCGCTAGACCACCTGTAACGAAACTCCCTCATCGACAGTTGAACCTTGTCTTGATAGCTTCTGTCTGACAAGGTTGTCTGATATGGTGGCGGCAGAACTTCAGCAATTGTTTAGACAGTATTGAATATGAAAACACTAACCATACTTGATGGCGGCATGGGCCGAGAACTCAAAGAAATTGGCGCGCCATTTTCTCAACCGCTTTGGAGTGCTCAAGCGCTGATTGAAGCACCCGAATTTGTAAGCCAAGCGCATCAAAACTTTGTCGATGCAGGTGCTGAAATCCTAATCACCAATAGCTACGCCTGTGTGCCTTTTCACTTGGGTGAAGAGCTGTTCGAGCAACGAGGCTTTGAACTCGCTAAGCTATCTGGCGAACTGGCTAAAGCGGTTGCTGACAATGCCCCTCACGCTGTAAAAGTCGCGGGCGCGATTCCACCACCATTTGGTAGCTACCGACCAGACTTGTTTAAGGTAGAAGAAGCCGCACCAATCATCCAAACGCTTTACGATGCTCAAGATCCAAACATCGACCTTTGGATAGCGGAAACGATTTGTAGCCTGCAAGAATTCAAATCAATCCATGCGGTTCTTAAGCAATCTAATAAGCCGTGTCACTACGCTTTTAGTTTGGAAGATACCAAGGCTGATTCTGCCTACATTCGTTCTGGTGAGAGCGTAACAGACGCGGTCAAACTTGCCTGCCAATCAAACGCGACAGGCATTATGTTTAACTGCTCTGTGCCTGAAGTGATGGATCAAGCCATTATCGATGCTAAGAAAGTGATCGACGAGCTAGGTAGTGATTTAGACATTGGTGTCTACGCCAACAATTTTGCACCGATCAGTAGCGAACATGAAGCAAATGATATGCTTCAAGAGGTGCGTGAACTGGATGGCCAAGGTTACTTAACTTACGCTAAACGCTGGCACGCACTGGGCGCAAATATTATCGGTGGCTGTTGTGGCATTGGGCCAAAACACATTCAAGCCCTAGCCGATTGGAAACGCTCCACACAGAGCTGATCCAGAGCTTCAACTAGAATAAAAATAAATAGAGAACAGGTTGAGAAATCTGTTCTCTATTTGTATGTGGCGTCTCTGAGTACACTTATACAAAACAACGATTTGGAGAAACTGATGAGCGACACGCAACGCAAAATAAAATGGGGTATCGCAGGGCTAGGCAATATCGCCAATCGATTCGCGACTGCAGTCACAAAGCACTGTCTGCATGGTGAATTGTATGCCGTTGCCGCGAGAGACCATACACGCGCAGCCACGTTCGCGAATAAGTTTGGTTGCGACAAGGCTTATGGCTCTTACGAAGCCATGGCGAATGATCCAAGTGTTGAAGCGGTTTACATCGCTACGGTTCACCCATACCACCAGCCACTTGCTGAACTGTTTCTGAAGAATAACAAGCACGTATTGGTCGAGAAGCCAGCTTTCACCAATCTTGGTGATTGGCTTGAGATGAAAGCCCTTGCGAAACTAAATGACGTGATGCTGTTAGAAGCGATGAAAACCGTGGTGTTTCCCGCGTATCGTGAGCTCCAATCATTCTTGGTCGATAACAACATTCAGATAGATTCCATCGAAGCCAGCTTTGGTAACCATCACGACTATGAGCCCGATTTGTTTATCTTCAATCCGGATTTGTCAGGTGGAGCAACGCTCGATGTTGGGGTCTATGGACTTTGGTTTTTCTACGATCTATGCCGAACGCTAGGTGTGACCCCTTCAAAACCTCAGGTAAAGATATCATGTCTGTATGAGGGGGCGAATGTTGATACCGATGCGTGCTTTGCATTCTCTGGTGATATGAACGGTAAGATATCGGCATCAACAGTGCAAAATCTTCCCCGAACAGCACATTTGAGTGGGCCTGATACCAAGATCACCATTCACGAAAAATGGTGGAATCCGGCTTTTATTGAGATTGAACATCAAGGGCAGAAGTCGACCATCAACAACCGAGTTATGGGCAATGGGTTCGAGTTTGAAATCGACCATTTTTCAGAGTTGGTCCTTCAAGGCAAAACTGAATCGGATATCCTAAGCTCAGAGATAACCTCTCAAGTGCTCGATACGATGGAAAACGCACTCATTGACTCTGGCTATCCACATTTAACTCAACCTCGTCGTTAGGAAAAGCAAATTGGGCAACCTTAAGCGCAAGCTTGAACGGTATGAAAAGATATTTCAGGCTTTTGGGCCTGGAGTATCACATTGTCAGGTCAACCAACTGGCCACACTGCTGCACGTGAGTGAACGTCATGTTCAGACCTTACTCAAAGCGATGACGGAGCAAGGCTGGATTGAGTGGCAAGCCAGCTCAGGTCGCAGCAAGAAAGCACAACTGACGTGTCTGGTTGAGCCCATTGAAGCGTGTTATCAATACGCACAAGCCCAAGCCGATGCGGGCAACATAGAACAAGTGTTTAGCACCTTAAGCTTCAACGGCCGCAATGCAGGCGCAGAACTGCAAGCCTTTCTAAGCAGCACCAATCCGTCGGCGCAGAACGTCGCGTACATCCCCTTTCACCGAGAACTCGAAGCTCTTCATCCTCAACGTGTACTTAGGCGCACCGAGCGTTTCTTAGTGATGCAGGTTTGCCAACGCCTAATCACCGTTCAACGAGGTCAACTCAGCGGCGATTTGGCGTATCATTGGCAACCTAATCAAGACGCTACGCAATGGCACTTTCAAATTCGCAATGGCGTTCAGTTCCATAACGGCAGAACACTCGAACCTCAAGACATAGCACGCAATCTTAACTCGCTAATTCAAAGCAAAACATGGCAGCGCTGTTATCAGCATATTGATGAGGTCTCTGTCTCAGCAGGCAATGTGATTGTCGTGAAATTGAATCAACCTGATTGGCATTTACCACGCCTACTTGCCAGAGTTGAAGCCTCTGTATTTGATCACTCATCACCGGCAGATAGGCTGCTTGGATCTGGCGCGTTCTCATTAGACATTTTCTCAAGCAAGATGTTGAGATTAAGCCGTAATAGTGCGTATTCACACAGCACTCCAATCCTCAATCGAGTCGAGTTGTGGGTCTATCCGGAATGGGCACAGAGCAAAGCTTGCGCTCAAAATCAGGTGTGCGTGAAACTGCCCGAAAAGACGACCACCGCGCGTGGCGATGACCAGTCTTCCCAACCGGATTTCGGCTCAACGTTTTTCAAAATTCAAAATCCAACGTTGTCGAAAACCGTTCGAGAGTTCACCGTTGAAGACACCTCTGAATGCCAAACCCTTTTCGAGCTATTGTCTGTGTCTGGCGACCACAAAACCAGCGTCGAATATGGACACTACCTAACTAACTACCTAACTACCAAAGACGTCGCGCTGTGCAGCATTATTGATGAGAACGACACCTTCACTTCGTGGTTAAGCTTTTTCACTCGCTTCCCGTTTGAGGACTTAGCGTTGCCTGCTGAGATACTAGAGACAATCGAACAAGGCTTAGCCTCAATAAGAAACCAGCCAAACTTGGAGTTAGCGATGAATGCACTGATGAAGCTTCGGCATTGGTTGAATAACTCTGGGGTTGTGATTGAGCTCAAGCAAGAGGCGTTCAACTTAGAGGTTTCTGAAAAGATACACGGCGCGCAAGTGAATGGTTTTGGTTGGTGTGAGCTCGACAAGCTGTGGATTAGCCATTTGTCATTCTAGCCATTTGTAAATCTAGCGATGTTCAAAATAAGTCATTAGGCACAGGTACTTATCTTTAACACTCCCCTGCCAATAGCGAAGTGAGCGGGTGCTAATGTACTCTCGAAGTGAGACTCCACAAATATAAGCACAAACTAAATAGCCCCAATAAGAAGGTAAACCATGACTCGACACCTAACAGGCTCATTACTGTTTCTTTGCGCACTCTCTTTTAACAGCATGGCGAGCACCCAATGCGATGCGCTTATAGGCTGTGAAAAGAAGTTCTGTGAGATTGAATATCAGATAAAGAAAGCGGAACAGTACGACAATCAGTACAAAGTGGAGCGATTAACCACAGCGTTGAAAGCGGCGAAAGAGAACTGCACCAATGAAGGTTTGAAGGATGATCTGCGGGAGAAGATTGAATCCAATGAACAAGATTTAGCTGAATACCAAGCCGACTTAGAAGAAGCAAAACAAGACGATAGAGCGGATAAGATTCGAAAATATGAGGGTAAGATCGAAAAAGAACTGGGTAAAATCGATGAATTGAAACAAGAACTGGCTCAGATTCCTTAATCGATAATTTAAACAAAAATGGTCTTACTGCTTAGTAAGACCATTGAAAAAATACCGCTTTTTGACGACCTCAAGAACCAACCTAGCCAACGCCAGCTGTTATTATCCCACCAGTGCCAATTCAGACTCTTTATAAATCCGGTTAGCCACTTTGTATGCCGCAGGTGACGTTAGTGTCTCTTTGCATCTGTGCTTAAACTGCTCGACTTCAATCGTTTGTTCTTCCAGTAAATAATACAACTCACTCAAGTAGTTAGCTTCAAACACAGCTTGACCAAGTGGTGTGCATTCGTATCGGCTCGACTCTTGGTAGCCAATTGCGGTCAACACTGATTCTGGCAGCTCCCAGAACTTAGCAATGGTGTAAGTCAGGCGAATTGAATAGCTGTTCATCAGGCGCTTCAATGCTAATGAGTTAGGTGGAACAGAAGGATCAATATGCTTGAAGGCTTCTA belongs to Vibrio cyclitrophicus and includes:
- a CDS encoding integron integrase codes for the protein MASQFMQAICEHMTMRGYSRRTIKAYCYWIKYYIHFHRLKHPEQMHATEVVSFLSHLANQQKVAINTQKVALNALAYLYNQFIKQPLGDLGFSYATRSRKIPSVLNHAEAISVINEIDPKYQLFFRLLYGSGLRVSECLRLRVQDIDLKQGSLTVHDGKGNKDRVTILSFSLTEAIQDKISQVADLLAKDNLNGFGPSLPHRLGKKYPSAYRQLAWMYLFPSKSVTQHPESGIVCRHHLHDSVLRKTLKKATNFNKLRHKRISCHTFRHSFATQLLKSGSDIRTVQELLGHNDVKTTQIYTHVIGQHFSGTTSPLDHL
- a CDS encoding homocysteine S-methyltransferase family protein; the encoded protein is MKTLTILDGGMGRELKEIGAPFSQPLWSAQALIEAPEFVSQAHQNFVDAGAEILITNSYACVPFHLGEELFEQRGFELAKLSGELAKAVADNAPHAVKVAGAIPPPFGSYRPDLFKVEEAAPIIQTLYDAQDPNIDLWIAETICSLQEFKSIHAVLKQSNKPCHYAFSLEDTKADSAYIRSGESVTDAVKLACQSNATGIMFNCSVPEVMDQAIIDAKKVIDELGSDLDIGVYANNFAPISSEHEANDMLQEVRELDGQGYLTYAKRWHALGANIIGGCCGIGPKHIQALADWKRSTQS
- a CDS encoding Gfo/Idh/MocA family oxidoreductase, whose translation is MSDTQRKIKWGIAGLGNIANRFATAVTKHCLHGELYAVAARDHTRAATFANKFGCDKAYGSYEAMANDPSVEAVYIATVHPYHQPLAELFLKNNKHVLVEKPAFTNLGDWLEMKALAKLNDVMLLEAMKTVVFPAYRELQSFLVDNNIQIDSIEASFGNHHDYEPDLFIFNPDLSGGATLDVGVYGLWFFYDLCRTLGVTPSKPQVKISCLYEGANVDTDACFAFSGDMNGKISASTVQNLPRTAHLSGPDTKITIHEKWWNPAFIEIEHQGQKSTINNRVMGNGFEFEIDHFSELVLQGKTESDILSSEITSQVLDTMENALIDSGYPHLTQPRR
- a CDS encoding SgrR family transcriptional regulator — translated: MGNLKRKLERYEKIFQAFGPGVSHCQVNQLATLLHVSERHVQTLLKAMTEQGWIEWQASSGRSKKAQLTCLVEPIEACYQYAQAQADAGNIEQVFSTLSFNGRNAGAELQAFLSSTNPSAQNVAYIPFHRELEALHPQRVLRRTERFLVMQVCQRLITVQRGQLSGDLAYHWQPNQDATQWHFQIRNGVQFHNGRTLEPQDIARNLNSLIQSKTWQRCYQHIDEVSVSAGNVIVVKLNQPDWHLPRLLARVEASVFDHSSPADRLLGSGAFSLDIFSSKMLRLSRNSAYSHSTPILNRVELWVYPEWAQSKACAQNQVCVKLPEKTTTARGDDQSSQPDFGSTFFKIQNPTLSKTVREFTVEDTSECQTLFELLSVSGDHKTSVEYGHYLTNYLTTKDVALCSIIDENDTFTSWLSFFTRFPFEDLALPAEILETIEQGLASIRNQPNLELAMNALMKLRHWLNNSGVVIELKQEAFNLEVSEKIHGAQVNGFGWCELDKLWISHLSF
- a CDS encoding DUF1090 domain-containing protein, with product MTRHLTGSLLFLCALSFNSMASTQCDALIGCEKKFCEIEYQIKKAEQYDNQYKVERLTTALKAAKENCTNEGLKDDLREKIESNEQDLAEYQADLEEAKQDDRADKIRKYEGKIEKELGKIDELKQELAQIP